Genomic window (Ranitomeya variabilis isolate aRanVar5 chromosome 8, aRanVar5.hap1, whole genome shotgun sequence):
cacccCCTTTAATATATCCATCACACAATCTGGTTATTGTTGTAGGAGGTAACGCTGTAAAACGGTATTAAGAATACtgtgcaaacgctgctgcagatacCGCTGCGGTCAGTCGTCACCTCTTGATTAGACAAACGCCATAGACCTGCCGGTGCAGGAAAATTCAGATTACCGCCCCCCCCCaagtgcagattttctgcagacaTAGCCCCACTTATCTGACTGGAGCTTGCAGATAACCAGGTGCTTAGATGAATGGAACCAATTTTCTGTCTGCAAGAAATTCCCCCCCGACCCCAGTGTACAAGGTAATGGCGAGAAGAGACACATACTGGTCTATGAATTCTACTCCGACACCAAAGGCTTCAGCCATGTAGCCCAGCGTCAGCGAGCGGTAAGACTCCAGCAGTTGGCTGTAGGCCTGGATCCTCATCTCACGGACGTAGTATCTGTAATGGGGGGCAAAAAGCCAGTCCTTCTTCAGCTCCTGCTCCACGGCAGCTGCGAGCAAGAACGGAAACGCCATTATAGAAGAATGTGACAGAAAGTGATGGAGTTCCATTATAACGTTTTATATAGAATGTGTCCTGTAAATTGTGGCCGCGTCTTCTGGATTATCTTACCCAGCGACTGGAAAAACACAGAATAACGGCACTCGTACAACGAGAAGAGATACTGGCGGACTGTGGGCAAACTGTGCAACACTTCGAGGATCTCCGCACCTTTTATGACCTGGAATTAAAAAGGTAAAATATGTTACCAAAAAAATATGTGCTCAATCCTACAGATTATCCACTTTGTATGTACATGGCTGCTACTAACGGGGGCTTCAAGGATCACATCTCCCTCCCCACAGTATTACACAGCATCTATCAATTCCCTGCGGGGCTGCCGGACGCTGCACTTTGCTTTTACGGGCAGCTCCATGATTGGCGCAGATGTCTGATGTCCAACCTGTTGGTTCATTttataatggggataaaagtttccTATTTGGCCGATTGGTGCATGTCCCAGCGCCCGGACCCTCACCGATCAGAACCTGATCACCTATCCAGCAGATAGCTCACAACTAGTGGCTAGGGTATGCACCGAGCATCATGGGGGCTCGAGTGACATGTTCCACGGCCTCGTGTTTTGTGATTGTTAGACATGCACAAAACATGCGGGGGGATTACTCGACAACTGGCGACAGacagccacaaaaaactgggattgcccaacagccgtgaaacatgcggCCGCTGGGACTTGACCCTGTCACTTGAGCCCCCCACGATACTCTGTGCGTACCCGAGCCCCCTCGGCAAACTCCAGTAACGAGCACTTCTGCTCATCACTATTCAcaacttgttttcaccagacagCCCCATTAAAGAAAAATCCTTGTTTAAAGGGGCTTTCTAATCTCAACTAGGTATCCACTATAcatgccttaaaggggttttgtgcGGCACCGATCACTTCCACGTAGGAAGATGAGCGTCTATGATGATGTTGCATCTGGGGAGCGTCCATAACGCCTGCTGATCACGCACGTGTCCTGGTAGGTATCTACAGATGCAACGTCATGGACACTGCTCGCCTCCTGATGCAGAAGTGAGTGGCATCTGATAAAGGACAAACCCTCGCACCTTCCAGCCATATTGGTTGCACAAGACTTCATTTATATAAAAATCACTACACCTTTGGAATAATGTGTGTATTTTCTGTTTTGCAGTCTTTTGTCACCAGCTGGTGCCTCCTCAATTGGCTAAGAACTTATTAATAGCTCCTTGTGCGAGGCCGAGACCATCGATGACTACGGCCGACTTACCTTCTCTCTCAGGTCTGGTCGGTCCAGGGCGATCATACTGACATACACGGTGTAGGTAACAAAGGTCTTGTAATCCATCAGCTCGTACGAGGTGAAGGTGGAGACGGTGTCCAGGAAGAGCTCGGCCGCCTGCTTGAAGTCTCGGATGGCCACACAGTACAGTCCCTGATAGACCTTCAGACGATTCCTCCGGTCCCAGTCACCACCTTCCTCGATGAGACTGGAAGGAAACATTAAGGAGTTAGGAGGAGCAAAGCGAGAATCATTACActgggtcatttaaccccttaccaaccttCGGGCCTTCTCTGTGTTTCTTGTAATGAGATCATTGTCCATATAAAATAAGCCGATCCTCAGGAGGTAAAATACTATGTCCAGGCGATGTCCGAGCGCCACCGTCTTATCATAGGTCTTCCGAAAAGCGGTCAGAGCCCCTTCCTGCCAAACACAAAACTGGAAGCGTTAGAGAAAACAGCAGGATGGGAGAAATCAAAGTGTAGAAATAGGTTCAATTGATCAATATCTATTGTTTCCCGTTATCAGGGTCCCTCATTTGTGACCCCCGCTATGCGGCAAagatgtaagggtaccgttacactaaacgacttaccaacgatcatgaccagcgatgcgacctggccgtgatcgttggtaagtcgttgtgtggtcgctggggagctgtcacacagacagctctctccagttaccaacgatcaggggaacgacttcggcatcgttgaaactgtcttcaacgatgccgaagtccccctgcagcacccgggtaaccagggtaaacatcgggttactaagcgcagggcagcgcttagtaacccgatatttaccctggttaccattgaaaaagtaaaaaaaaacactacatactcacattctgatgtctcatgtcccccgccggcgtccacagggttaaaactgctttcagcaggagcgctggtaatgctgcgctgctgccgagagcttccctgcactgaatgtgtcagcgccctgagcgccggcagtaacagcggtgacgtcaccgctgtgctctgctttacggccggcactgacagtcagtgcagggaggctctcggcagcagcgcagcattagcaagcgctcctgccgaaagcagtttaaccctgtggacaccggccggggacgtgacagacatcagaatgtgagtatgtactgtttttttttttttaacttttacaatggtaaccagggtaaatatcgggttactaagcgcggccctgcgcttagtaacccgatgtttaccctggataccattgtaaaacatcgctggtatcgttgcttttgctgccaaacacaacgatacacggcgatctgacgaccaaataaagttctgga
Coding sequences:
- the PSMD6 gene encoding 26S proteasome non-ATPase regulatory subunit 6, which produces MPLENLEEEGLPKNPDLRIAQLKFLLSLPETRSDVRLRAELMDSITHNNMAPYYEGLCKQLDWQVDTDLLNKMKKANEEELKRLDAELEDAEKNLGESEIRDAMMARAEYMCRIGDKEGALTAFRKTYDKTVALGHRLDIVFYLLRIGLFYMDNDLITRNTEKARSLIEEGGDWDRRNRLKVYQGLYCVAIRDFKQAAELFLDTVSTFTSYELMDYKTFVTYTVYVSMIALDRPDLREKVIKGAEILEVLHSLPTVRQYLFSLYECRYSVFFQSLAAVEQELKKDWLFAPHYRYYVREMRIQAYSQLLESYRSLTLGYMAEAFGVGVEFIDQELSRFIAAGRLHCKIDKVNGIVETNRPDSKNWQYQETIKKGDLLLNRVQKLSRVINM